Proteins encoded by one window of Leishmania infantum JPCM5 genome chromosome 32:
- a CDS encoding putative 26S proteasome regulatory subunit, producing MSNDPKSMKPDPLVASNDVASDDGSDGKGDVAAPPAFLPTAGRVEVHPLVLLSLVDHYARMNTSAVQKKRVAGLLLGRYVRDSTGMQTLDINNSFAVPFDEDPQDADVWFFDTNYAQEMFAMHKRVLPKVKVVGWYSSGPTIQPNDMLLHLLVADRFCLNPVYCVVNTDPNNKGVPVRAYTTVQGREGTRSLEFRNIPTHLGAEEAEEIGIEHLLRDLTDSTITTLSTQVQERELSLIHLCKVLQQIEEYLKDVGNAVMPISEDVLEVLQELISLQPEIYARRSSIEMIRHTNDEAIATFLAAIARCIGALHGVIMNRRKLARELQEIKDRRARAAETRLENEKMKIEEAAKEKDNNQA from the coding sequence ATGAGCAACGATCCGAAGTCCATGAAGCCCGACCCACTTGTGGCCAGCAACGACGTCGCGTCTGACGACGGCAGTGATGGAAAGGGGGATGTCGCGGCGCCTCCGGCGTTCCTTCCCACAGCGGGCCGTGTGGAAGTGCacccgctggtgctgctgtcccTGGTGGACCACTACGCCCGCATGAACACCTCTGCCGTTCAGAAAAAGCGTGTGGCAGGGCTGCTGCTTGGGCGCTACGTGCGCGACTCCACAGGGATGCAGACGCTCGACATCAACAACAGCTTCGCCGTCCCCTTCGACGAGGACCCGCAGGATGCCGACGTATGGTTCTTTGACACGAACTACGCCCAGGAGATGTTTGCGATGCACAAACGCGTGTTACCGAAGGTGAAAGTTGTGGGGTGGTACTCCTCCGGCCCCACCATTCAGCCCAATGACAtgctgctgcatcttctGGTCGCGGATCGCTTCTGTCTCAATCCTGTCTACTGTGTAGTAAACACCGACCCAAACAACAAGGGCGTGCCGGTGCGGGCCTACACGACGGTGCAGGGGCGTGAAGGCACGCGCTCACTCGAGTTCCGCAACATCCCGACCCACCTCGGTGCGGAGGAAGCCGAGGAGATCGGCATCGAGCATCTCCTGCGCGATCTGACCGACTCCACCATCACCACGCTCTCCACGCAGGTGCAAGAGCGGGAGCTGTCCTTGATTCATCTGTGCAAGGTGCTTCAGCAGATAGAGGAGTACCTCAAGGATGTCGGAAACGCCGTCATGCCGATCTCCGAGGATGTactggaggtgctgcaggagctgatTAGCCTGCAGCCTGAGATCTACGCCCGCCGCTCGTCGATCGAGATGATCCGGCACACCAACGACGAGGCGATTGCGACCTTCTTAGCGGCCATCGCGCGCTGCATCGGTGCGCTGCACGGCGTCATCATGAACCGCCGCAAGCTAGCGCGAGAGCTGCAGGAAATCAAAGATCGTCGCGCCCGCGCTGCCGAGACACGGTTGGAGAACGAAAAGATGAAGATCGAGGAGGCAGCCAAGGAGAAGGACAACAACCAGGCATAG